ATTAAAACCGTTTGTGAATGGTCGTGTAATATTATTTACGTCAGAAAAATCTATAAGTTATGGGGAGGATATGGGCTCCCCATAACTTATAGATTTTTCTGACGTAAATAATATTACATGACCATTCACAAACggtctggggggggggggcatgcaaatatatatatatatatataaaataaatctgcTTTTATTAGACTAATTATATGTCTGGAGCCTTTATCCCTTTACAGTGTAGGCCTACAGGATTTTCTAAAGTCCAGATTTTTGTGTAAACACTGTATGCAGACTATGCTCCTTTAAATGATCGGCCCAATAACAACATAATGAATTTAAGAAGTGAGTTTTATTAATCACAAGCATACTGTTCAAGAATTCACACAGGATTTGCACCGGTCCCAAACCATCGGGACATTACATGAATTCAGTGAATGAAATATGTTTCACTTCAAATTCCAGCTGTCTCCAAAACAACCACAAACTCCACAGAAACTAAAATGTGTGAAAAACATCTGAACTCAGCTTCCAAGAAATCCTTTTCAATagttataaacaaaataaaaaaaagaagaaagagaacTGGGAGCAGAATAATACTGGAATTGGAGAAAATGCTCTTTTGGCAGTCAGTATTTGGTACAGCTCTCcctgctttctttttcttttttctctcaaaacCACAACTTTTCCCTCACATTGACATATGCAGGGACATTGGGCTGTGTGACCCATAATGTAGGCTATACCTCGCTTTCTAACTTACTATATAAATCAATAATCTATCGCACATGTCTAGTGAAATTATGAATTTCCAATTCCATCTGCTGAATTAACACTAGTGCTCTGTCCTCCTGAAACATTATTTCATTCTACATTTAGGCACTAATACATAATAGAATATCTAtgtcaatgaaaaagaaaaaaacaaaacaatgaacaactacatgtctatttacagtaaaatatataatattagataTGCGTGACCAAAACAGTGAGCGCAGAACATTATCATTCCTCTCAAACACCTGTTATTTTCTAATCATTGACCTGGTTTAAGAGCGATGAATTAGATTGTTCTGCATATTCCAATTAACTGCTACAGCATTAAACGATTGAAAACTGCATTATTGTCACCGTCTACAGAGGAAGGCACTTAAGAGGAATGATTTATGATTCTCTTCAGAAGTTAGCTTCAGAAGTTTTCTGAGAACAtggtagaataaaataaaatggttttactCAAAATATTATCAATAGCATTTAGTTTCAGCGGATTGCACCCTTTAACATCTTCAAAAGTGTGTGTGAATAGTCCAAATTTATCCATTATCATTGCTATGGAAGAGTACATTGTTAATTGTACATTGTTCCAGAttgttaatgtatttaataaggcAGATCCCCTCTCTACCATGACCATTTCGCTTTTCCATGGAAAGAGTGTCATATTTGCCTCATTCGACGTTTGGTTAAACCAGAAACTTCTTATGCACAGTGTAGCTCACAGTGGATCTATTTACAACCAGTACAGTTAGCCAACAAACAAACCCTGTAATGTTAAAAAGTAACACGGAGAGCGTTTCTCACTCAAATGTAGAGCgagaaaaatagaagaaaaaaaattataataaaaaataaacaacctAGACAGTATATTCACTATATACAAGATAAACAGCTAGCATAGAAGGACACTTAAAATCAAGGATACGCAGCACTGGTCTTTCAAAATATTCTGAAGATACTCACGGTCTAAGACTATCTACAAACATGAACATGGAACGTCCTCTCACGATTAACATGAAATCCCAGCAGTATAGTAAGTACATAAGACCTTTGATTGAAGCCGGTGTCGCTGGATATACCGCTGAAAGGATTTAgaaacaaaacatccacacatcGAGTGGTCTTGTACATTATCTGTTTGCTGAATGACTAAAACAGAGGTGGGGATGTTGGTGGAAATGGTTTCTTTCATaaccaaattaaaaataataataataataataataagtactggCTTCCAGGTtagtattttacaaatatttaaaaaaaagtattttttctattttttatttgtaggctttttaaaatatattccatcAAAAATAGTCTGGCAAATTTACCtagtacaaaataaatgttttaaaaagacagAAGATCCGAGGAAAACGTTTTCTTGCTATATGTCAGGTTCTACTGAAATCTGACACCACAGTAGGTGGAATTTTAGTAAAAAGGGGCTGCAAAAGTTGAATTAAACAAATAACAAGTAACATCTAGTGTCTTTCAACAGTGATCAGACATGATTATTTGTCACCTTTGGCAAATACAAATTGTGTTGTTGCAGACGTGCCGTAAAGCGAGGCACGTACAATGGCAGCTCCGACGTTGATGTCCTCATTTGGGGATTTGTGTCTGCGAGGTATAATAGCGCCAATAATAACTTTCAACGTAATTCCACATCTCTTCCATCGCCCGTCTTCCTCCTCTCAGATGACAAACGAGGATTTGTGTCGGAAATCCCCCTGAAAGAGAGAAGATTGAGTAAAGGAGGTTAAACTGATTCCCTGTCTTAAACTGCTAGACTTTccaagagatttcttaagctctTGGAagccttaataaaaaaataacatctcTCGATTTCCCCATACCTCATCCTCTGTTCTGACATAGTCCAGTCCCTCTCCTTTTGCGGGAGCTTTGTAACTGAGGAGAAAAATAGAAACCTGTCAGTTTTACATCTGCAAAACCTTTTTGTATTTTGAATATCTGGACAGACTACATGTGATGTTAGGACTGAGCTGGAAACATTCAGCAGCTCCTTGGGTGATGAAATGGAAAAAAGCCATAAAACGGTGAGTCAAAACTGCTCTGGGACAGAGTGTGACTCAGAAGTCGCTGTCAAAGTCGTGTGCTTACTTGTTTCCCGTCTGCTTCTGGCTGGTGAAGTAGCCTCGTTTATAGGCACAGAAGATGCCCACTGTTATACACAGAAGCACCGTCACCACAATCACTACGCCCAGGATGATTCCAGCTATGTTGATGTCATCTACAGATAAAGGCCAAGTGTGAGATCATGGCTTTGCAGGGTGTCCTTATCACATGTGTAAAGGTGATCAAAATACGTACAAACTTCCATCATCTGCGCTCCACATTCAGAGAAGCCAGCCTCATTCCTGGCTCTGCAGTAGTATTCTCCAGCATCCTCCTTCCTGACCGCACtgaatttctgaagatcataCATTACAGTGGTTTGAGTTGACGACTTGTTTTGGATAATGTTCAGACTCggtatgattttaaaaaatatctatttttatttagctaggatgcattaaacattataatagtttttcaaattattattgtatttgtaattgtaaaaaaaaaaaaaaaaaaaaaagcatttgacggaaatcatttgacaatggattaaaaaaagaaatgtgtcaATTAAACATACTTAGACTTTAGATGACaaggtatttttcacaaataaataaatatttaataagaaaaattaaaaaattaaaaagaagtaaacactgtaatcaaCATGGCACtaagtattctgggaagtttgtgtgcattgggaataatatttttcaaataaagccagggtaaccttCATTTTACATACCAGCAcaaagtgaaaatgacatgattaTGACAGTGGGTAAATGAGTGAAGCGCAGCATAATTTTAAAgcacgagtttaaagtttaaagcattcaattcccACGGACTGATTGTTACACAGAGAACacgcgatcatgctggatacacatgcacacttcacaagatctcacagctggattcgactaagttcgcaaggtttgtgaaattaaatgttcattagtcattcaaagatttgtttaaattatacaaATGCGTAATgttatttgcttaatgctgaagGCGAATGATtgaatattataatgtttgcctttctattactaataggcctaatataaaagcaacTGTTATAATACTTTACGTATACATGAATTCCTTTGTTTAAtcattctatctgattattagacagacttctatacTTATTAGAAAGAACGGTTAACGACGACGATGAACAGCAGAGAGAGTGTGAGCGCTGTGTGCGCCGTCAAAAAATAAGTCCCGCCttaaacacatcggccaagcagaaaaacttatcggccgatatttgccatttttcaaatatctgcaTCGGCCTTGGAGATATATTGGTCGCCCACTATTTTTAAAAATTTGTGCATTTAaatttgtattgtaaatgtataaaaagtgtACAATCggtcaagaaaaaaataaaaatgtttctgtagACTAAActtttttggtaacattttaatatagggacccattctcactattaactacttGCTTAGTAGCATACCTATTAataacatattagctgtttattagtacttataaagcacatattctgaatgatcacattctacatccctaattcctaaacttaacaactatcttaAGATTAAAAATCAGCTAATTAGAAGTatactgaggcaaaagtcatagttaatggtttgttaatagtgagaattggacctaaaaataaagtgtgacaactttttttttttttattaatattcaaattaattaatatgaCATGATGaaattttaactgaatttaaagGACTTTCTCATCAAAAAATGAAGCCTAGAAGCatctttgtgtatgtgtatgttagaAAAGTGTTGAGTGGGGCTCTTGCAGATCTTAAAAGACACACGGTAAACTCTTCAGAGGTTGTCTCCTCAGAGAGAAGAGGCTGTTCCGCAGTGCAGGTCAGACTTTAAAAAGTGGTGTGAAGGTTGACGAGGGCACAGAGTACAAATGGTGGAGAATGGCACTCTGGAATGTGCAAATGAGGGCAGCAGATTCCCTTCATGGCTGAGCCCATCGCACATCAACTGGCTCCCCAAAAATATCCCTATGCCTACCCCATCGCCTCTTTTTCTGAACTCACCAGAGTGCCAGTCTCTCCGCTCAAGGTGTAGGTGGAGTTGAGGAACTTTGGGCTGCTCTTGGGATCGTCTGGGATTTCCTCCTTGTTGCGGAACCACTGGTACTGGGACCTTGGGTAGCCCTCGTCCTCCAAGCAATGCAGCTCTGCGGGTTTGCCTACCGGGACGGACTTGGGTACAGAGCATCTGGGCACGACGGGCTTCACTGCATGgcacacataaaaaaatcatatcagaGAAGAGAAAGCATCCTCACATGCACCTTAGTGACTCCAACTGCAAACATCCTGGCTAACTGAACATGCTGCTCTTTCCCCTTTTAGACCCCTGATTAAACTCAGATGCAGTTTCAGAGGTTTCCTCTTATAGCCCTGAACACGCCCTGTAGAGTTAGTGCTGCAAGCATCCTCAAATGTGCGCCAAGGGTGGGTGCATTGGCCCGCCGCTCCGTCTCATGTTACATCAAAGCAGTTGGGAAGTACAAACAATGCTACGTCTACAACAAATTCTAAATTCCTCTTAAACGTATGCATACTTGGACACATTATAGCACGTCATGGACTGAGCAATTAATGAATGCAGAATTATTTGAGAGGAGCGCTCACCTCTTACAGTGAGTGAGATCAAAATCTCATCAAAGGATTTATGGTCGTTTGGGGCAGTGACTTCACAGCGGTAATCAGCAGTGTCGGCTCTTGTTGCGTTGAGAATGAATAAAGACGCAGGTTCTCGGATTCTTGCTCTCTTTTCTAAGtcacctgaaaaaataaataaataaatggatgattCACAGTTGAAAGCGTGGAAGAAAAGTGTTATTCATTAAATGTGGGACTTTAAATTGTACTCCAAAAGTTCCAAATCCTTATTAAACACTGATAGAATGTGAGAAAACACAATCGGTTTCAACATTAGCTGAATAAATGACACACGTTTGATATCAGTAAAAGTTTAGCTATCTTGacctaaaaataaacaacacacattaattaaatgcaggttcatttataataactaatatataacattaataacatataacataattaATACTACATTATTGACTGTTTATAAGTTTTTAACCCCAAGTGTATGTATTGTTCAACATTGttcaaaaaaagtgaaatatcgCATTAACTGTTAAACTGTCAGTATAAATGTTaacaaacttaaacttaaatatatatatatatataaatatatatataaatatatataaatattatatatatataatcttacagACCAGAATCTTTTATTAGTGGTTTatgtagaaattaacattaaccaacattattaaatattgtagaaatataCTGTAATGTCATGTCAAGTATCGCATTAACTGAATGTTAGCAACTTGAAACTTATTATAAAGCATTCCTCGTGGCACAGTATTCAGTGGAGTGTTTTTATAGCTTACCTGCTATTTCTTTTCCAAAATACACATAACTTGGCTCTCCTTTCTTAATCTTCTTCCATTCTATTCTTGGATTAGAAGTGGTGATTGACTCTATCATGCAGGACAGCTCGATCGCTGCATAGGGAGAGAAAGCGAAAGAGCTTGTGAGCAGTTCCATTAGCCTGTTTAATGTTAAAATCAGCAGCTAACGACTGCTGGGGAGCAGATTACCCAGCCTTACATTCAAACTCATTGACCCATGGTTTAGCATTCGTCGTCTTGAGGATGACTGCCAAGGTGCTGATGTAGCCTGCAGTGAGaagacacaaacaaacatcagttttatgTTGAATTAACAACTTGACATTAGGGGGTGAGGGGTATCGTTATGGTCTAAACCACATGTGATATTAGTACCAATGTATATATGATTTCTGAAACTCAATTAACTTCTACCCTGACAGCACACATTCTTCGAATCACTGTGAGCTGTGAACGGATATGTTACCAGCCATTTTTAGTTTCACTCTCACAACAAACATCACTAATGTAAAAGCGTTTCACCACAAATAATTGTGCAGACTGACAAGCAGTCTCAGTTCTGTTATGAAAAACAGCTGGCTGCTTTAAAGTGAAGGCCAGGGGGCTCGCTAAGTGCATGAAGTCGCTAGTAAACATGCTAAATCAAAAAGGTCAACTCTGAAGTTCATACTAATTTTAGACATTTGTGTCTCATCGTTTTTGTCCAACatcaagaaaatgtttaaaagaatttaaatgaatctattaatcGAGGTTCACAGAGGAAGACAAAACAGAGTCATATTTGCACAGAACATGACCTATAAACCTTATCACTTTATTTACCACTTTAAAAAGGTTAAAGGTTAACTCTCTATGAATAGCTGGTTGGGTAAAAGCAATTTTAGCAATCAAACACCATTTACAATCAGATACTGGAATAAGataatttttttgtcataatcTTTCATATAGCtatcaaaaacattgttttttttaaatgaaagagcaTATATTCAGGGCACTGAAATTTTAATGGCCATTTGATTGCTAGGGATAATTTTTATGAATCTTTGATGATTGTATTTTGGGCCAAGGCTCTTGAGAATTCATCCATCTAACACAGAACAAGGCTAGCAATACAACAGAAGTAGCAGCAAATATGACTGAGAAACCACATCAGTGTGTTGTGGTCAAACATTGAgacatttactttttttcagttttagtttgaatcattttagtacttcaagtttAAGTTTTTCCAATTCAATTTCAATTACTGTAGAATAATTGTTTTAGTATTGGATAATAACAACACTTTTACTCTAATGAAATCAGCATGCACAAAcaaaactaggggtgctccgatcacgatcggccgatcgttaatgcgcatctcgtcagtaaagccggttttctaatcagcggttaattgcatcaggtgcgtggtttcacatagagtagctgttactacacagagccgttgttaatagagaagatgcaccaaaaaacgctgaaaatgaagtggatttgcgcatcttctctattaacaacggctctgtgtagtaacagctactctatgtgaaatcacgcacctgatggaattaacggctcattagaaaaccggctttactgacgagatgcgcataacgatcggccgatcgtgatcggagcacccctaaacaaaacatttccagACTAGATTTGGAATAATTGTCACATATCATAT
This genomic stretch from Carassius gibelio isolate Cgi1373 ecotype wild population from Czech Republic chromosome B21, carGib1.2-hapl.c, whole genome shotgun sequence harbors:
- the LOC127985800 gene encoding junctional adhesion molecule 3B codes for the protein MALTPLACVLLLLSMQCYISTLAVILKTTNAKPWVNEFESIELSCMIESITTSNPRIEWKKIKKGEPSYVYFGKEIAGDLEKRARIREPASLFILNATRADTADYRCEVTAPNDHKSFDEILISLTVRVKPVVPRCSVPKSVPVGKPAELHCLEDEGYPRSQYQWFRNKEEIPDDPKSSPKFLNSTYTLSGETGTLKFSAVRKEDAGEYYCRARNEAGFSECGAQMMEVYDINIAGIILGVVIVVTVLLCITVGIFCAYKRGYFTSQKQTGNNYKAPAKGEGLDYVRTEDEGDFRHKSSFVI